The sequence TTAAACAGGCTAAAAATGTATTTACAAGAAAACAATACACAAAACAGGACATTATTATTCTCTCTATATTTTTCTCATTTCTTTCAATTATTGGTACATATACTGGGATAAACTATAGAGGTGCCATAGTTAACACAAGAAATATCGGTGTTGCTGTAGCTGGAATAATAGGGGGACCATATATTGGAACCTTTACTGGATTAATTGCTGGATTTCACAGATTATTTGTAGAACCTGGAAGTCCTACTACACTGGCTTGTAGTATTGCAACTATGAGTGGGGGACTTATAACTTCTAGATTTTATAAGAAGTGTAATGAAAAAAACTCCTATATCTACGGTTTTATCAGTGGCTTTTTAATTGAAAATATAAGTATGGTACTTATTCTTATTACTGGATACTATCTCTATGATTTTGCTGTGGCAATTGATATTGTAAAAATCATATATTTTCCAATGATTTTAGCCAATGCAGTTGGAGTTTCCATAGTGATATTGATTATACGTGACATTATCTCTGAACAGGAAATACGAGCTGGAAAACAGGCTAAACTTGCTCTTGAAATAGCAAATCAGTCCCTTCCATATTTCAGACATGGTCACTCTTTAAATGAAGTATGTAAAATAATTTTGGAAGCTTTAGAAGCTCAGGTAGTAGTGATTACAAATGATAAATATATAATTGCAAGTCATCTCTCATCTGAAAAATACTCTCTTAATCACAGAGAGATAAAAAGTGCTGCTACAAAAGAGGTATTAAAAACTGGAAAGATAATGGTATTAGGTAAGGAAGATAGCGATATTATAGATTTCAGATGTATAGATGGGGATATTAAATCATGTATTATTCTTCCACTTTTTCAGGAAGAGAAAAAAATCTCTGGAACATTAAAGCTTTACTTTGATACCTCTAAAGTAATAACTGCTAAGAAAAAATATCTGGCTGAAGGACTTTCTCTTCTTATTTCTACAAATATGGAGATAAGCAAAGTAGAAAACTTTAAAACAATGGCAAAAGAAGCTGAACTTAAAGCATTGCAGACTCAGATAAATCCACATTTTCTATTTAATGCACTGCATACTATCTCTTCCTTTGTAAGAATAGATCCAGATAGAGCCAGAGATATGATTATAAATCTTTCTAACTACATGAGATACAGTCTTGAGAACTCTTCTAATTTAGTTCCTTTATACAAGGAATTAAGCCAGGTCAGTGCGTATATTAATATTGAAAAGGCCAGATTTGGGGATAAAATACATGTAGAATGCAATATTCCAAATGAATTTATGGATATAAAAGTACCTATGCTTATTATCCAACCTCTTGTTGAAAATAGTATTAAGCACGGAATTTTAAAACAGAGAGATGGTGGAGTCATAAAAATATCTGCAGAAAAATATGAAAAAGGCTGTATGATTACAATTAAAGACAATGGAGTTGGAATTGATCCTAAGATTGTAGAAGATATTGATAATAAGATAGATAAAAATATAGGACTTAAAAATGTTCACAACCGTCTTAAACTTCTATATGGTAAAGGACTTACAATAAAAAGACTTGAACATGGAACTAAGATATCATTTTATGTTGAATAGAAAGGAGAAAAAATGTTTAAATGTGTAATAGTAGAAGATGAATTTCCAGCAAGAGAAGAACTTAAATATTTTTTATCAAAACACAAAGATATACACCTTGAAAAAGAATTTGAAAGTCCTATTGATGCCTTAAAATATCTTCAGGATACTAAGGTAGATGGAATATTTTTAGATATAAATATGCCTGAACTTGATGGAATGAGCTTAGGGAAAATTCTTACAAAGCTTAATCCTCAAATGAAAATTGTATTTATAACTGCTTATAGAGATTTTGCAGCTGACGCTTTTGAAATACATGCTTTTGATTATCTTTTAAAGCCTTATTCAGAAGAGAGAATAAATGAAGTGCTATCATCTCTTGTATCCTTTTCTGAAAATGAAGAGGAACCAGCAAAAGAGATAGGAAAAGTTAATAAAGTCACTGTTTTTTCTGGAGAAAAGATGGTGGTTATATCTTTAGATGAGATTTACTATATAGAGGTAATTGATAAAGAGAGTAAGATATACACCAAAGACAGTGTCTATACCTCTAAATTTAAAATATCAAAATGGGAAGAGATGCTTCCAAAACCTAAATTTTACAGAACTCATCGTTCATACATTGTAAATCTGGATATAGTAAAAGAAGTGGAACCATGGTTTAATGGAACATACATTTTAAAGATAAAAGATCTTTCATTTAAGGTTCCTGTAAGTAGAAATAATGTAAAAGAATTTAAAGAATTACTCACTATAAAATAAAGGCATCTGGATAATCCAGATGCCTTTATTTTTTTATTATCTCATAATTTTAATAAGCTCTTTCAGATATCTAGAGAAATCTCCTCTATCTTAGCTATCTAAGATTTCAGGTGCAGTACAAAATTCCAAATTCTCTCTCTTTTCATCTCTATTTTTTATATTTAAGAAGCATATCTTTATCCTCTTTAGTTACTCTTAATGACTCTCTTATCTTCTGAATTCCCTTATTTTGAACCCACCTATCAAGAGAATTATTCTTAATAAAATCCAATGTCTTCTCTCTATATTTTACAAAGGCTATTGAAATAAGCCATGCCTGAGCCATCTTTACATAGTAGCTCTCATCTTTTATACCTTCAATAAGAGTAAAAATCTCATCCAGATATTCTTCCTCTATATAGTAATCAAGTAAAATAACAAGTCCAACTCTGATTTTCCAAGGATTGGTATCCTTTACACATGATTTTACAAATGGATAAAAATATTCAAGCTCTTTTTTTATAAATTTAAAATTTGCAACACAACCGTCGCATACAGCCCAGTTATCCACATCTTTTATAAATTTTTCAATATAAGGAATTCTCTCATTAAGAGGTATTTTTGCATATCCTATTACAAATCCCTTAATAACACTCTCTTCATAATAACAGTTTCCTGCAAGTTCTACAAAGGCTTTCCAATCACCTTTTGAAATCTCCTTAGCAATACTCTTAAGCCTTGGTGCTCTTATTCCTATGAGGGTTTTGTCAGCTCCTAAGATTCCCAAATGAAATTTTCTGTATTTTTCATCCTGCTCTTCTATAAGTTCTTTGATAAAAATAGAGTAGTTTTCCTTTGTCCAATTTATATCTTTTAAATTTTCAATTACTCTTTTCATTATACTATCTTTTTCCCATGAAATTCAGTAGATGGTATTTTTGTTGATACTTCTTTTAAGTTCTCTTTTGTAACCTTTCCTGCTACTACTATTTTTATCTTTCCATTAGCTTTTTCAAGCATTTTATTTAAAATTTCAGCTCCTTCAAGAGCAGTAGGTTTAGTACCAGAGCTTAAAATTCTATCAACTCCAATGCTGGCTAATTTTTCTACCTCTTCTTCAGGATTTCTTAACTCATCTATAGCCTTATGAAAAGTTACTTCCATAGGTTTTGCAAGGGTAACAAGCTCTTTTGTTACCTCATAATTTATAGTGTTATCTCTATTTAAGACACCTAATACTACTCCATTTACTCCAAGAGATTTACATATTTTAATATCCTCTTTCATTATCTCAATCTCTTCAGGTGAATAGTAAAAATCTCCACCTCTAGGTCTGATTATTACAAAAGCTGGAATATCAAGTTTTTCAACAGTCATTTTAATTGTTCCATATGAAGGTGTTGTTCCTCCCTCTTCCAAGTTATCACAAAGTTCCACTCTATCTGCTCCAAGTTTTTGAGCTTCAATGGCTTCTTTAAAACTTCCTATGCATTTTTCCTTTAGCACTCTTTATTTCCCCCTTTTTAAATATACTTTCCTAATTCAAGTATCGCTTTTCCATAGATTTCCATACCTGTTTTAAGCATATTTATATCCATACACTCATCTGGACTGTGAGCATTTCCCTTAAACTCTCTGAAATTTGGTCCAAAAGCTACTGTATTAGGCATAAGTTTTGCATATGTTCCACCACCTAATGCTGCTGGTTCTTCATCTCTTCCTGTAACCTCTTTATATACCTTTTGCAAACTGCTTACAAGTACGCTGTCTTTAGGAAAATAAAGAGGCGGATTATGATTTTCCTGTACAAAGATTATCCCATTATCCCTTGCCACTTTATCAAGTATTTCATCTAAAATCTGCTTACAAGTTGAAATTGGATATCTGACATTAAATTTTACATATATATCCCTATCTACTATTTTAGTTATTCCTGCACTTATAGTAAGATTTCCAGTTTCTTTATTTTCACTCTCTATTTCAAGAAGTTTACCATCTGTAGTCTCTCCTACATACTGGCTCACAAAATGAACAAAGTTTTTCATAGAATCATTTTCATCTATTATTCTATCTAAAAGTAAATACATACCTAATATAGCATTTATTCCTTTTTCTGGAGAACTTGCATGACCTGCACGACCATTTGCAACTATTTCTACCTTGTCTCCAGTGTTTACACATTTAAATCTACATCTGCTTATTCCTTCAAGCTCTTTTATCTTATTTTCAATTTCAGCAACACTTCTATTTTTTAAAACAGCTACAGCTTTTTCAGGTATCACATTTGAACGTGCCCCAGCTTCAATATTAATAATATCACTTTTATCCCACTCTATTTTTTCCCTAAAAGAAAAAGTATATATCCCTTTTTCAGAAAAAATTACAGGAAATCTTCCATCAGGTGTAAAAGCATATTTAGGTGCTTTTTCTTTCATCAGGTAGTGTTTTATATCTTCATCTCCACTCTCTTCATTAGTCCCAAATATAACTCTCACTCTCTTATTAAAAGATGGATTTGTTTCAACTACTGCCTTTACTGCATAAAGTGCTGAAATAATAGGCCCTTTATTATCAATAGCTCCTCTTGAAATCATAAGATTATCTTTTATTGTAGCACTGTATGGATCCACACTCCACTTTGAAATATCCCCTTCAGGAACTACATCTATATGTCCTAAAATTCCAATATATTCATCTCCACTACCAATCTCTGCATATCCAACATAGTTATCCAGATTCTTAGTTCTAAATCCAAGAGATTTTGCTATTTCAAGAACTTCATTTAATGCATTTTTTAGATTTTCTCCAAAAGGTGCATCTCCTGATTTTTCTTCTTTTACAGTTTTCATCTTTATTATTCTGGAAATTCCATCTAAAGTCTCATTAAAATGCTTATCTATATACTCTTTTAATTCCATCTCATCCTCTTTCTGCAAAAAAAGAGGGGCAAAACAATAAGTTCATACCCCTCCTTTCACTATAATTATTTAATTAGGCTAAGTGCAAAATCAAGCACTTTGTCCCCTCTCATCATTCCATAATCAACAGTGTTTATAACATCCAATTTTTTACCAACTGCTTCAGCTTTTTTAGCAAGGTCATCTTTTTTATACTTTACTTGTGGTCCAAGTAAGAATACATCATATTTATCAAGATTATCTTCAAAATTATCCAGTCCAACAGCTTTTATTTCAGCTTCAATTCCCTTTTTCTCCGCTGCTTCAATCATCTTTTTCACTAAAAGACTTGTAGACATTCCATTTTGACAAAGTAATAATATTTTTTTCATTTTATCACTCCTTTACTTCTTCCTGTTTCTCATTTTCTTCTTCTATTTTAGCAGCTTTATCTATAATTCTCAAGAATGGAAGATAAATTAAGGCTCCTATTATCAGGTTAACTATCTGCATAATTGATCCTGATATATTTCCAACTGTTAAAAATCCACTTATTATTGCTGGTGTTGGCCAAGGGAATGCAACTCCCATAGGTCTAGATACAAGTCCTATTGTCATAGCTACATATTGAGTAGTTACAAATACAAGAGGAATAATATTAAATGGAATAAGCATAATAGGGTTTAATATTATAGGGATACCAAATAGTACTGGCTCATTTATATTAAATATTCCTGGTGCAGCACCTATTTTTGCAACTGCTCTTATCTGTTTACTTCTTGCAAATAAAAGTATTGCAATTAATAATGAAAGTGTTGCTCCTGCTCCTCCCATCCATATCATATCAAAGAATTGTTCTGTTACAACATGTGGTAACGGTTGTCCAGCTTGCATAGCTGCAATGTTGTCAACCTGGTTTTCAAGCCAGAAAGGTCTTACAATTCCATTTACCATAGAACCACTGTTGATTCCTACTGACCATAGTATTGAAATTGCAAATACTGTTAAAAGTGAACCTATATATGAAGTTCCTAATGCTTTTAAAGGTACTGCAAGTACTGTATATATAAAGTCATGAATTGTTCCATAAGAAGTATGTGCCATTCCTATTCTTAAAAGAAGAGCAAGTGATAAGATTACTGCTCCTGGAATCAATGCTTCAAATGATCTTATTACTTCAGGTGGTACACCTTCTGGCATCTTTACTACTATACTTTTATTGATAAAAAATCTAAATATAATAACTGTAACGATACCGATAATCATGGCAATAAACATTCCTTTACTTCCAAGCCATTGGAAAGTAATTACATCTCCATAATCTGTAGTTTTAGCAAGTGGAGTAAGTATCATAAATGATGCAAATGATAAAAGTCCAACTGCTATACTGTCAAGTTCAAACTGTTTTGCAAGCTGTTGTGCTACTAAGAATGAAACATAGACAGCTATCATTGAGAATGTTGCAGTAATAGGAATATCAAAGATATCTTTCCAATTTTCACCTAATAAATTTGCCATACCTCTTTGGTAAGCAGGTAATGGAAATGCCTCAATCATTAAGAAAATAGATCCTATCATAAGTAACGGCATCAACATAATAAACGCTCTTCTGATACCATTGATGTATCTGTTTTTTTCAATCCACACAGCAACTGGTACCAGTTTTTCTTCAAGAAAACTAATAATTTTACTCATTTTTTCCTCCCTGATTATTTCTATATATTAGTATATTTTGTATATTAATCTAAAGGTTTTTGAATACTTCTTTTATACTCTGCCATATATTCATCAGAAGCTTCCTGTATATCTACCTTTTCATTTGCTTCATCAGGTATTGCTATATATACTTGAGCTTTATGATCGGGAGTCACTGCAGCAAATGTAAATTCAACATTTGTCCCTATTCCCCAGTCTCCCTCATTATTTAAGGCTATTATTGAAATGGCTCCAGCTTTTCCTCTAGCTTTTTTTAGCTTTTCACTAAATTCTCTTACAGCATTTTGAGCTGCATCCATAGGTTTCTCACCATTTTTCATTCTCTGTACTACTTCATAAGAAAGGCATCCTTTCATTATATCTTCTCCAAGTCCTGTAGCTGCTGCTCCTCCAATTTCATTATCTACATAGAAACCAGAACCTGATACAGGTGAATCCCCTACTCTACCTTTCTTTTTCATAAATAGTCCGCTAGTTGAAGTTGCTACTGCCATGTCTCTATCTTTATCAAGAGCAATCATACACACAGTGTCATGTCCATCATAAGGTGATAGATGTTTTTCATATATCTCCTCTTTTCTCTTCTCCCATGTTTTTTTAGCTCTTTCAGTAAGCATATTTTTTCTTTCAAATCCATTTTTATGAGCATATGCTTCTGCCCCTTCACCAACTAAAAATATATTAAATCTGTCATGGCTCAATTTTCTTGCTATAGATACTGGATTTTTAAAATCTCTTATTCCAGCTACAGCTCCAATTGAAAGAGTCTTTCCATCCATAAACGCTGCATCTAATTCAACCTGACACTCCTCATTAGGAAGTCCTCCATATCCAACTGACTTATAAAATGGATAGTCTTCTACCTGCATTATCGCTTTTTCAACTGCATCCTGACATTTTCCATTTTCAGCTAAAATTTCTCCACCAAGCTTAATTGCATCTCCAGCCATTCTCCAAGTGGCGATCATACTCCACTCTCTCTTCATCTCAACCTCCCAGCCTATTTTTCAAGTTTTTTGTATAGTTCGATAATTTCAGTAATAAGCTCTCTTGCTAAAATTGAGGTCATTAGGTGATCCTGAGCATGTACCATTAAAAGATTCATCTCAATCCCTTTTCCATCTGCTTCATTACAAATAAGTTCTGTTTGCATCTCATGTGCAGCAAGACCTCTCTCTTTAGATTGTGCTAAATATTCCTGTGCCTTTTCATAGTTTCCCTCTTTTGCTTCTCTTAAAGCTTCAAAAGCTAAACTTCTTGCTTCTCCAGCATTTCCTACGATTGTCATTGCTACTTCTTCAATTGACATATCCATAATTATCACCTCACATACTTTGTTAAGTCTATATTAGCTTATAGATTTTTTTTAGTCAAATCTCACTTTTTTTGCTGTTTTTTCGTGTTCAACATCTATGTTTGCCTATTTAATCTTGCTTTTTTCCCCATATGATGATACACTTCTATATTATAACGAAAATATAATTTCATTTTTTCGTTTTATTTTCCATTAAAAAATATTAAAAAAATAAAAAATTTTGCAAGGTGGTTAATATGTTAGATGTAAAAGAGAAATATTCCATGCTGGATTTTAAAATGATTGGCAAGAACATCAGAATAGATTTTTCCAAACACCTTACGAAAAAAGAAAAAAAGCTTTTTCGTTATCTAAAAGTTCAGAAATACAACCATATTTCTATGGAAAAAATCTTTGAAATCTGTGGTTTTAGCAATGTTGAAGAGGTTATCCGATTTTTAAATAATCTGAAAGGAAAATCCATTGTCCTTTCGTCAGTAGAAAGACACTATTATATCTATCTAAGTATCATTCAATCTTTCTACATTAACAATAACATTATCTATATTGTTTTTTCTGATGAAATTTCAAGTGCCTTTAAGAAGGGTTCTTTTTTTGAAAACCTTGGACTTGATAATATTCTATTTTTAGAGGAAAAGTTTTCCTATAGGATCTATCATTATATTTGTAATATTGCTGATAAAGAGATATATCTCAGTATTGATGAGTTACGTGAGATTCTTGAAATTGGGGATAGCTATAAAAGATTTTATGATTTGGAGAAAAACTTTTTAATCCCAATATTTGAAGATATAAGAAAGAACACTTCAAGAAATTTTTCCTATGAAAAGGAAAAAAATGGAGATTATAAAGGAGCCAAAATCCTCGGGATAACAATTCACAATGATGATATTGCACAGGATATTGTAAATAATAATCCATATCTTCCAATTGATAGATGCATGGATAGAATTAAAAAACATATTAAAAATTTTTCAGATATCTATTCACTTCTTACACTGAACCTTGCAAATTATGGAGAGGATTATGTAAATAAAAAAATTGATTTTGTTCTTGATAATTTCAGTTCAAATATTGAAGATCATATTAAAACTGTATTTGAAGATAAAAAGCTGGATGCTCCATATTTTGTAATCAATAAAAAATTTAAGAATCTTTTTGATCTTCATTCTGAAATTTTAGCATTTATACATAAACATAATCTTACAAAGATATCTACATATATGTTCCCTGTAAAACTATATTCATTAAAGGATAAGGAATCTCTTCTCCTTGAGGATAAAAATTTTGCAGTAAAAATTACATATAATAAAAATGCCATGTCAAAAGTGGAATTTTTTATAAATAATAAATAACTGATAATAGTATACGGAGGTTTTATGCAACAAAATTCAAAAAGCAGCTTTATAGGACTTGTTCCTCTGTTGGTTTTTATCACTTTTTATCTTGGAACAGGAATCTATCTTCAACTTAGAAATGTTCCTATGGCTTTCTATCAACTTCCATCACCAGTTGCAGTTATACTTGGTATTATTGCAGCTTTTGTCCTTTTTAAGGGAAGTGTTAATGAAAAATGCCAGACTTTTTTAAAAGGATGTGGACATCAGGATATCACCACTATGTGTGTTATCTATCTTTTAGCTGGTGCTTTTACCAGTACAGCAAAGGCCATGGGGGGAGTTGATTTAACTGTAAATCTGGCTCTTAACTATATTCCAGTGGAACTTTTAGCACCTGGAATCTTTATTGTAGCAGCTTTTATCTCTACAGCAACTGGTACATCTGTAGGAGCTATTGTCTCTATTGCACCTATTGCAGTGGAACTTGCTCAAAAGAGTGGGGTTTCTCTTCCACTTATTCTAGCAGCAGTTATGGGTGGAAGTATGTTTGGAGACAATCTTTCAATTATCTCAGATACCACTATTGCAGCTACAAGAACTCAAGGTGTAGAGATGAGGGATAAATTTAAAGTAAATCTATATATTGCTCTTCCAGCAGCAGTACTTACTATTTTTATACTTCTTATTACAGGAGCACCTGATACAATTTCTGAAGTTGGAACTCTTCACTTCAACATTATAAAGGTAATCCCTTATATAGCTGTACTTGTTATGGCTCTAAGTGGAATAAATGTTTTTACAGTGCTTACCTTAGGTATTCTTATTGCTGGAGGAATTGGGATTTTCTATGGAAGTTTCACTGTACTTTCTTTTGCAAATGAGATATATAAAGGGTTCACAAATATGCAGGAGATATTTTTTCTATCACTTTTATCTGGTGGCCTTGGTGCTATGACTGCAAAGGCTGGAGGGATACAATGGATAATTGATAAAATTCAAACATTTATCATTGGAAAAAAAAGTGCAAAACTTGGTATTGGATTACTTGTTTCATTAACAGATATTGCTGTTGCTAATAACACTGTTGCAATAATTATCAATGGTGATATTGCTAAAAATATCTCTAAGAAATATGATGTTGATCCTAGAGAAACAGCAGCTCTTTTAGATATATTTTCCTGTGTATTTCAGGGAATGATTCCATATGGAGCTCAGATGCTTATACTTCTTAACTTTGCAGGAGATAGGGTATCACCACTCACTTTGATATCACTTCTTTGGTATCAGATGCTTCTTCTTGCATTTACACTTATATTTATAAGATATGATTTTAGTAAAAAACTGAAAAACATATAAAATAAATTAAAGAGGATGTTGCAGATTTGTAAATGCAACATCCTCTTTATCTTAAGATATATCAACACAAAATTTTTCTTTAATTAAATTTTCTATAAAATGATCAACTTCCTCTTCTTTTTTCTCTTCTTCGTGGTCTTCCAGTAATTTCTCTGTTTTATTTTCTTTTTCATAACGACTTTTTATCTCTAAGAATCCTGATTTCCACCTGGTTTCAAGCTCCTTTTCATCATCTCTTAAAACATATCCTAAAGCTACTCCATCATTTCTAAAGATAACTTTTACATAGAAAGTCTCTCCAACTTTATCATAAATTCTTCCTGCACTTTTCGTTCCTCGTAAAACTGTAAAAGTATTATTTGCAATATAGCCAACTTTTCCAACTACAGGAAGATTAACAGATATAGCCTCTTGATCCTTTTCGTTGTCAGGCTCTTTTTTGCATAAAAGAATACTGCCTTTCTCTACCATCCCACCACCAAAATAGTGTTTAAACCCTACAATTGTAACACACTCATCAAGTGCTGTATCTAAAGTATTTTTTCCAGTTTCCTCTTCTTCCATATCAATCATCTCCCCATGACAACTTATATAGTTATATTTTATCACTTTTATTTTCCCAAAGCAATAAATTGTGAGCTGAATGGAAAAGACTATAATGACTATTTCTAAAGACCTACTTTTCAAATATATTTAT is a genomic window of Fusobacterium sp. DD2 containing:
- a CDS encoding sensor histidine kinase, which produces MFDLTGKILNSLGYIIAIAFFFTKFKQAKNVFTRKQYTKQDIIILSIFFSFLSIIGTYTGINYRGAIVNTRNIGVAVAGIIGGPYIGTFTGLIAGFHRLFVEPGSPTTLACSIATMSGGLITSRFYKKCNEKNSYIYGFISGFLIENISMVLILITGYYLYDFAVAIDIVKIIYFPMILANAVGVSIVILIIRDIISEQEIRAGKQAKLALEIANQSLPYFRHGHSLNEVCKIILEALEAQVVVITNDKYIIASHLSSEKYSLNHREIKSAATKEVLKTGKIMVLGKEDSDIIDFRCIDGDIKSCIILPLFQEEKKISGTLKLYFDTSKVITAKKKYLAEGLSLLISTNMEISKVENFKTMAKEAELKALQTQINPHFLFNALHTISSFVRIDPDRARDMIINLSNYMRYSLENSSNLVPLYKELSQVSAYINIEKARFGDKIHVECNIPNEFMDIKVPMLIIQPLVENSIKHGILKQRDGGVIKISAEKYEKGCMITIKDNGVGIDPKIVEDIDNKIDKNIGLKNVHNRLKLLYGKGLTIKRLEHGTKISFYVE
- a CDS encoding LytTR family DNA-binding domain-containing protein; translated protein: MFKCVIVEDEFPAREELKYFLSKHKDIHLEKEFESPIDALKYLQDTKVDGIFLDINMPELDGMSLGKILTKLNPQMKIVFITAYRDFAADAFEIHAFDYLLKPYSEERINEVLSSLVSFSENEEEPAKEIGKVNKVTVFSGEKMVVISLDEIYYIEVIDKESKIYTKDSVYTSKFKISKWEEMLPKPKFYRTHRSYIVNLDIVKEVEPWFNGTYILKIKDLSFKVPVSRNNVKEFKELLTIK
- a CDS encoding DNA alkylation repair protein, producing the protein MKRVIENLKDINWTKENYSIFIKELIEEQDEKYRKFHLGILGADKTLIGIRAPRLKSIAKEISKGDWKAFVELAGNCYYEESVIKGFVIGYAKIPLNERIPYIEKFIKDVDNWAVCDGCVANFKFIKKELEYFYPFVKSCVKDTNPWKIRVGLVILLDYYIEEEYLDEIFTLIEGIKDESYYVKMAQAWLISIAFVKYREKTLDFIKNNSLDRWVQNKGIQKIRESLRVTKEDKDMLLKYKK
- a CDS encoding copper homeostasis protein CutC, which translates into the protein MLKEKCIGSFKEAIEAQKLGADRVELCDNLEEGGTTPSYGTIKMTVEKLDIPAFVIIRPRGGDFYYSPEEIEIMKEDIKICKSLGVNGVVLGVLNRDNTINYEVTKELVTLAKPMEVTFHKAIDELRNPEEEVEKLASIGVDRILSSGTKPTALEGAEILNKMLEKANGKIKIVVAGKVTKENLKEVSTKIPSTEFHGKKIV
- the pepV gene encoding dipeptidase PepV, translated to MQKEDEMELKEYIDKHFNETLDGISRIIKMKTVKEEKSGDAPFGENLKNALNEVLEIAKSLGFRTKNLDNYVGYAEIGSGDEYIGILGHIDVVPEGDISKWSVDPYSATIKDNLMISRGAIDNKGPIISALYAVKAVVETNPSFNKRVRVIFGTNEESGDEDIKHYLMKEKAPKYAFTPDGRFPVIFSEKGIYTFSFREKIEWDKSDIINIEAGARSNVIPEKAVAVLKNRSVAEIENKIKELEGISRCRFKCVNTGDKVEIVANGRAGHASSPEKGINAILGMYLLLDRIIDENDSMKNFVHFVSQYVGETTDGKLLEIESENKETGNLTISAGITKIVDRDIYVKFNVRYPISTCKQILDEILDKVARDNGIIFVQENHNPPLYFPKDSVLVSSLQKVYKEVTGRDEEPAALGGGTYAKLMPNTVAFGPNFREFKGNAHSPDECMDINMLKTGMEIYGKAILELGKYI
- a CDS encoding PTS sugar transporter subunit IIB; translated protein: MKKILLLCQNGMSTSLLVKKMIEAAEKKGIEAEIKAVGLDNFEDNLDKYDVFLLGPQVKYKKDDLAKKAEAVGKKLDVINTVDYGMMRGDKVLDFALSLIK
- a CDS encoding PTS sugar transporter subunit IIC codes for the protein MSKIISFLEEKLVPVAVWIEKNRYINGIRRAFIMLMPLLMIGSIFLMIEAFPLPAYQRGMANLLGENWKDIFDIPITATFSMIAVYVSFLVAQQLAKQFELDSIAVGLLSFASFMILTPLAKTTDYGDVITFQWLGSKGMFIAMIIGIVTVIIFRFFINKSIVVKMPEGVPPEVIRSFEALIPGAVILSLALLLRIGMAHTSYGTIHDFIYTVLAVPLKALGTSYIGSLLTVFAISILWSVGINSGSMVNGIVRPFWLENQVDNIAAMQAGQPLPHVVTEQFFDMIWMGGAGATLSLLIAILLFARSKQIRAVAKIGAAPGIFNINEPVLFGIPIILNPIMLIPFNIIPLVFVTTQYVAMTIGLVSRPMGVAFPWPTPAIISGFLTVGNISGSIMQIVNLIIGALIYLPFLRIIDKAAKIEEENEKQEEVKE
- a CDS encoding N(4)-(beta-N-acetylglucosaminyl)-L-asparaginase, encoding MKREWSMIATWRMAGDAIKLGGEILAENGKCQDAVEKAIMQVEDYPFYKSVGYGGLPNEECQVELDAAFMDGKTLSIGAVAGIRDFKNPVSIARKLSHDRFNIFLVGEGAEAYAHKNGFERKNMLTERAKKTWEKRKEEIYEKHLSPYDGHDTVCMIALDKDRDMAVATSTSGLFMKKKGRVGDSPVSGSGFYVDNEIGGAAATGLGEDIMKGCLSYEVVQRMKNGEKPMDAAQNAVREFSEKLKKARGKAGAISIIALNNEGDWGIGTNVEFTFAAVTPDHKAQVYIAIPDEANEKVDIQEASDEYMAEYKRSIQKPLD
- a CDS encoding PTS lactose/cellobiose transporter subunit IIA; protein product: MDMSIEEVAMTIVGNAGEARSLAFEALREAKEGNYEKAQEYLAQSKERGLAAHEMQTELICNEADGKGIEMNLLMVHAQDHLMTSILARELITEIIELYKKLEK
- a CDS encoding replication initiation protein, translating into MLDVKEKYSMLDFKMIGKNIRIDFSKHLTKKEKKLFRYLKVQKYNHISMEKIFEICGFSNVEEVIRFLNNLKGKSIVLSSVERHYYIYLSIIQSFYINNNIIYIVFSDEISSAFKKGSFFENLGLDNILFLEEKFSYRIYHYICNIADKEIYLSIDELREILEIGDSYKRFYDLEKNFLIPIFEDIRKNTSRNFSYEKEKNGDYKGAKILGITIHNDDIAQDIVNNNPYLPIDRCMDRIKKHIKNFSDIYSLLTLNLANYGEDYVNKKIDFVLDNFSSNIEDHIKTVFEDKKLDAPYFVINKKFKNLFDLHSEILAFIHKHNLTKISTYMFPVKLYSLKDKESLLLEDKNFAVKITYNKNAMSKVEFFINNK
- a CDS encoding Na+/H+ antiporter NhaC family protein; this translates as MQQNSKSSFIGLVPLLVFITFYLGTGIYLQLRNVPMAFYQLPSPVAVILGIIAAFVLFKGSVNEKCQTFLKGCGHQDITTMCVIYLLAGAFTSTAKAMGGVDLTVNLALNYIPVELLAPGIFIVAAFISTATGTSVGAIVSIAPIAVELAQKSGVSLPLILAAVMGGSMFGDNLSIISDTTIAATRTQGVEMRDKFKVNLYIALPAAVLTIFILLITGAPDTISEVGTLHFNIIKVIPYIAVLVMALSGINVFTVLTLGILIAGGIGIFYGSFTVLSFANEIYKGFTNMQEIFFLSLLSGGLGAMTAKAGGIQWIIDKIQTFIIGKKSAKLGIGLLVSLTDIAVANNTVAIIINGDIAKNISKKYDVDPRETAALLDIFSCVFQGMIPYGAQMLILLNFAGDRVSPLTLISLLWYQMLLLAFTLIFIRYDFSKKLKNI